TCTGATACTCATGGAGAGGTATCATCCTTTATACCTAAAACCTAGTGCGCTGATCTCAGTAATTGTATGTGAGACAATCATTGTGTCTCCAATGTCTGGAACTAAACTTTAGTGACTTGGAAGCATGCATGGGGAATGCTGTTTGACATTTTTTAATTGTTTACTGTGATGCACTAAGTATTATATACTGTGCAATTGCATTTCAGGCCGATCTTGGTGACGGTGTATACATACCACAGGACAAGCTAGACATGGCCATGCTGAGCAGCACAGATTCGATATTTGTGCGGGAAATTGCACGTTCGCTTTGGGCACCGGAGGAGCTTCGGGGGCGTAGTGTCACCGGGAAGCCCTGTCAACGGTACTTGAAACAAGGCATCAAAGCCAAACGTGCTTTGACGCCCAGGAAGGTTGGAGCACTAAAACGTATGTCGAACACTTCTTTTCAGAGCATTGCTGCGCATAGCTCAGCAAATTTCTTAAATTGCAGTGTGAGATGCTTGCTGATGCTTAGcattcttcgttttcgggttaaacccaattttcCATGATAGTCCCCCCAAACAAATTTCAAAGAATTCGGTCACACCTTAAAATAACCAAAATCCTggtggtccttcaacttgtcgttttCTGTCAACCACcaggaaaagtgaatcataatattaGCAAAGAGACGTATTTCGCACGTGTTTGAATACTGCAGTCATTCACcatcccagtgtcacagcagtggttATTCTATATGCCTTTCAATTCACCTGAAAATCCCCCGGTGACATATCAAAACGTACATCATACCACCccatttctccctgaattctcATGTGTAAGTAGCACCCGATCTTTGTCTCCCAAATTTGAAAAAAACGTGACAGCCAATGTATGTATACAATGGAAACGACTAAGCTTGCACTCATGCCATATgatgataagagatacctctttaacgCCATTGAGTCATACccatatggaagctgtgaaattggtaatgagtaagtatattctttattatgtgtattgtgtttcttctgttacaggtcgtgaaggtttttcggctgggtttttctccttcacctgattggcatcacaattggcacaattcccagcacaattggctttacaattggcaacttgattggcattaataaatatattttcactcgtacttttttgtgtatgacccttctttgcatgtctctgcatgttataagcgcgcggacaaccctccgcacacgcgctgcgccctccgcacacgcgctgcgccctccgcacacgcgctgcgccctccgcacacgcgacggtgtcccggacgctgtggggttcgaaccagacacctatGGAACGTACTGACATCTGGCCTCCCTCGATACCCCCTTTTACTACTAAAAGTTAGAGGATCAAGCACTTGGAAACTCAATGAAAGCATTTTAGAAGACGAAGACTTCACGCAACAACTAGAGAAACTTATAGAAGAATATGGGACCACCAATGAAGTTAATGCTGTTACGTGGGAAATGTTTAAAGGAACCCTCAAGAAGAAGGCTATATCTTTCAGTGAAGTGAAAAAGCACAAAGAGCGGGCAGAAATCAGGTGCTTAATGCAGGATCTTCTCACACTTGTTTCAGAGGAGAGCATCAATCCTGGTGGTCACAAAGAAGATATACAGCGGGTGAAGAAAGATATACTTTGCATCATGGAAAGACGCTACAAAGG
This sequence is a window from Ornithodoros turicata isolate Travis chromosome 10, ASM3712646v1, whole genome shotgun sequence. Protein-coding genes within it:
- the LOC135371272 gene encoding uncharacterized protein LOC135371272, with translation MLGEQRFKIYRRSWTLHSSRCRRTRLHRPHNPIIITRPYHQLLLPCSVQYKCSTPHRPSDKADLGDGVYIPQDKLDMAMLSSTDSIFVREIARSLWAPEELRGRSVTGKPCQRYLKQGIKAKRALTPRKVGALKRREGFSAGFFSFT